From the genome of Fimbriimonadaceae bacterium, one region includes:
- a CDS encoding OmpA family protein has protein sequence MKVKPLGKVVILIIVLGVVIGGYQYINRPKDGSPFFGIGGSGGTKIEGDQGILGRPLRVGIVTWPGYAGGLVANGGFKPNKECIYYKNHKLLVEFLLMEDVDVRAKAFAKGGPDGVDIVWSTVDFWANELPGLNKGGVKSRAIMQVDWSRGGDAIVAAGNINRIEDLAGKQVALALFTPSHWLLEYSLQNSSLDESQQERIVKNIVGKNASPDARIDFVAGKVDAAVVWEPDVSEALAKRPGSKVIVSTKTAANLIADLMVAREDFIAEHPDVIKAFIEGWFDGTAEANRRPDLAVKVLMDNEPLYKDLGQKETLNQLSTVKWADLVDNTKMFGLDGSEPLFDRIFKQASTSWVRRGYITQAVTPGQAKNDKFLREIYAATPKDARVKPEVDESKFPTKPPEEKVTERAIMTKPVNIYFATGQSSLDPNAKGVLDQIALTAQTYSNAYIRVEGNTDSVGSADKNVQLSQQRAQAVVNYLVNQYGFNRSRFIAKGNGPNKPIASNGTNEGRAKNRRTDILVVPK, from the coding sequence ATGAAAGTAAAACCTTTGGGCAAGGTCGTTATCCTAATCATCGTACTTGGGGTGGTCATCGGCGGCTATCAGTACATTAACAGACCAAAGGATGGTAGCCCGTTCTTTGGGATTGGAGGTTCTGGTGGGACAAAGATCGAAGGCGATCAGGGCATCCTGGGACGGCCTCTGCGGGTTGGAATTGTAACCTGGCCTGGATACGCAGGTGGTCTTGTCGCTAATGGTGGGTTCAAGCCAAACAAGGAGTGCATCTACTACAAGAATCACAAGCTGCTTGTTGAGTTTCTTCTGATGGAAGACGTCGATGTGAGGGCCAAAGCGTTTGCTAAAGGTGGCCCTGATGGGGTCGATATCGTTTGGTCGACCGTTGACTTTTGGGCGAATGAACTCCCTGGCCTAAACAAGGGTGGCGTAAAGTCTCGGGCCATCATGCAAGTGGACTGGTCTCGCGGCGGCGATGCAATAGTCGCGGCAGGCAATATTAACCGAATCGAGGATTTAGCGGGTAAACAGGTTGCGCTGGCTCTATTTACTCCGTCTCACTGGCTTCTCGAATACAGCCTTCAAAACTCAAGCTTGGATGAGTCTCAACAGGAGCGCATTGTTAAGAATATCGTTGGAAAGAACGCCTCTCCTGATGCTCGTATTGACTTTGTTGCGGGAAAAGTCGATGCCGCTGTCGTGTGGGAGCCCGACGTCAGTGAAGCCCTCGCGAAGCGCCCTGGTTCGAAGGTCATTGTCTCGACCAAGACGGCTGCAAATTTGATCGCCGACCTCATGGTCGCGCGTGAGGATTTCATAGCCGAACATCCCGATGTGATCAAGGCTTTCATCGAAGGCTGGTTTGATGGCACAGCGGAGGCAAACCGTCGCCCCGACTTGGCTGTAAAGGTCTTGATGGACAATGAGCCGCTGTACAAAGACTTAGGACAAAAAGAGACTCTGAATCAACTCTCGACCGTTAAATGGGCGGACCTTGTAGATAACACGAAAATGTTTGGATTAGACGGAAGTGAACCCTTGTTTGACCGTATTTTCAAGCAGGCGAGCACCTCATGGGTCCGTAGAGGGTACATCACACAGGCGGTGACCCCTGGCCAAGCCAAGAACGACAAGTTTTTGAGGGAGATATACGCTGCAACTCCCAAAGATGCACGTGTCAAACCTGAAGTCGACGAATCCAAGTTTCCGACAAAGCCTCCAGAGGAGAAAGTAACTGAGCGGGCGATCATGACGAAGCCGGTGAATATCTACTTTGCAACAGGCCAGTCCTCCTTGGATCCGAATGCGAAGGGTGTTCTTGATCAGATCGCACTCACAGCGCAGACCTACTCGAACGCTTACATTCGCGTGGAAGGTAACACTGACAGCGTGGGATCGGCTGACAAAAACGTCCAGTTGAGCCAACAGAGAGCACAAGCGGTCGTAAACTATCTAGTTAATCAATACGGGTTCAACAGATCGCGATTTATCGCGAAAGGAAA